In Tessaracoccus flavus, the following are encoded in one genomic region:
- a CDS encoding MFS transporter, with translation MDKTGYGHMGWIVWGVGLFAYGVAVMHRTSLGVAGLEAADHFGTTPGIVSTFVVLQLATYALAQVPVGLVLDRVGSRVMVVAGSLIMGGSQALLAVSDDLPLAYAARVLLGIGDACIFNSVLRLLPRWFRPQLVPLLSQVTGMSASFGQIAAVAALLPLVKSGGWEYGLLIAAAVSLLPATAAAIWIRNAPPGTEPGVVSDRLREIPSNVLGVTKHPATQLGFWIHFTSGFSFTAFVFMWGLPYLVVGQGLSQAAAGGLLSLLAVSAMVAGPIIGTLTSRHPLRRSDLALIVIGAIILAWAVVLLWPGRAPLPLLILLVVVLSAGGPGTGIGFDFPRTNLPLTRLGAANGVVITGSFSGATLLILVMGVFLDLVADGRPYTPDHLRWAWALQAPFFLVGLAGILASRRRLRRLMAEQGVVVPSWREVVERIRRRRGRPGRRLH, from the coding sequence GTGGACAAGACTGGATACGGCCACATGGGCTGGATCGTCTGGGGCGTCGGCCTGTTCGCCTACGGCGTGGCCGTCATGCACCGGACGTCGCTGGGCGTCGCGGGGCTCGAGGCGGCCGACCACTTCGGCACCACTCCCGGGATCGTCTCCACCTTCGTCGTGCTGCAACTGGCCACCTATGCGCTGGCCCAGGTGCCCGTCGGCCTGGTGCTCGACCGCGTCGGGTCGCGCGTGATGGTGGTGGCCGGGTCCCTCATCATGGGGGGCTCGCAGGCGCTGCTGGCCGTCTCCGACGACCTACCGCTCGCCTACGCGGCCCGCGTGCTCCTCGGCATCGGCGACGCCTGCATCTTCAACTCGGTCCTGCGCCTGCTGCCCCGCTGGTTCCGGCCCCAACTGGTGCCGCTGCTGAGCCAGGTCACGGGCATGTCGGCCTCCTTCGGGCAGATCGCCGCAGTCGCCGCGCTGCTGCCGCTGGTCAAGAGTGGTGGCTGGGAGTACGGGCTGCTGATCGCCGCAGCGGTGAGCCTGCTGCCTGCGACTGCCGCCGCCATCTGGATCCGCAACGCACCGCCGGGCACCGAACCCGGCGTCGTCAGCGACCGGCTCCGCGAGATCCCTTCGAACGTGCTCGGCGTCACGAAGCACCCGGCCACCCAGCTCGGCTTCTGGATCCACTTCACATCGGGCTTCTCCTTCACCGCGTTCGTGTTCATGTGGGGCCTGCCGTACCTGGTGGTCGGGCAGGGGCTCAGCCAGGCGGCGGCCGGTGGCCTGCTGTCGCTGCTGGCCGTGTCAGCGATGGTCGCCGGTCCCATCATCGGGACGCTCACCAGCCGTCACCCTCTCCGACGCTCCGACCTCGCGCTCATCGTCATCGGGGCCATCATCCTCGCCTGGGCGGTCGTCCTGCTGTGGCCGGGGCGGGCGCCGCTGCCGCTGCTCATCCTGCTGGTCGTCGTGCTCTCCGCCGGGGGCCCGGGCACCGGGATCGGTTTCGACTTCCCGCGCACGAACCTCCCCCTCACCCGGCTGGGCGCGGCCAACGGCGTGGTCATCACGGGCTCGTTCAGCGGCGCAACGTTGCTGATCCTCGTCATGGGCGTCTTCCTCGACCTCGTGGCCGACGGCCGGCCCTACACCCCGGACCACCTCCGCTGGGCCTGGGCGTTGCAGGCGCCGTTCTTCCTCGTCGGGCTGGCGGGCATCCTCGCCAGCCGTCGCCGCTTGCGCCGGCTCATGGCGGAGCAGGGCGTCGTCGTGCCGTCCTGGCGCGAGGTGGTCGAGCGCATCCGCCGCCGCCGGGGCCGGCCGGGTCGTAGGCTTCACTGA
- a CDS encoding ribose-phosphate diphosphokinase, with product MKGIVVFSGSAHPELADEICGYLSLRRSGVKISRFSNDCLQAQLLANCRQRDVYIVQPLVPPTQEHLMELLLMVDAARGASAGQITAVIPHYAYARSDKKDSSRISLGGKLVADMLAAAGVDRVLTMALHAPQVHGFFSVPVDHLTALGVIADHYRERDLTNCVVVSPDLGNAKQATLLARLLNLPVAAGSKQRLADDRVVIDAIVGDVSGKRAIVLDDEIATGGSILEICNRLADFGAEEVSVACTHGLFTGNAREKLTSCGKIVEVVSTNTVPPPSNFPGLQVLSVAQLFAEAIDRIHNGRSVSKLFNDVDPSYAPPPQPEGLF from the coding sequence GTGAAGGGCATCGTAGTTTTCTCCGGCTCGGCGCACCCCGAGTTGGCCGACGAGATCTGTGGCTATCTCTCGCTTCGACGATCCGGGGTGAAGATCTCCCGGTTCAGCAACGACTGTCTCCAGGCCCAACTGCTGGCCAACTGCCGGCAGCGCGACGTCTACATCGTCCAGCCGCTCGTGCCGCCCACTCAGGAGCACCTGATGGAGCTGCTGCTCATGGTCGACGCGGCGCGCGGGGCGTCGGCCGGACAGATCACCGCCGTCATCCCGCACTACGCCTACGCGCGATCGGACAAGAAGGACTCGTCCCGCATCTCGCTCGGCGGGAAGCTCGTGGCCGACATGCTGGCGGCCGCCGGCGTCGACCGGGTCCTCACGATGGCTCTCCACGCGCCACAGGTGCACGGGTTCTTCTCCGTCCCGGTGGACCACCTGACGGCGCTCGGCGTCATCGCCGACCACTACCGCGAGCGCGACCTCACCAACTGCGTCGTCGTCTCGCCCGACCTCGGCAACGCCAAGCAGGCCACGCTGCTCGCCCGGCTGCTCAACTTGCCTGTTGCTGCGGGCTCCAAGCAGCGGCTCGCCGACGACCGGGTGGTCATCGACGCCATCGTCGGCGACGTTTCAGGCAAGCGCGCGATCGTGCTCGACGACGAGATCGCCACCGGGGGATCGATCCTCGAGATCTGCAACCGCCTAGCGGACTTCGGCGCAGAGGAGGTGTCGGTCGCCTGCACGCACGGCCTCTTCACCGGCAACGCACGCGAGAAGCTCACCTCCTGCGGGAAGATCGTCGAGGTGGTCTCGACGAACACCGTGCCGCCGCCGTCGAACTTCCCGGGCCTCCAGGTGCTGAGCGTCGCCCAGCTCTTCGCCGAGGCGATCGACCGGATCCACAACGGGCGCTCGGTGAGCAAGCTCTTCAACGACGTCGACCCGTCCTACGCGCCGCCGCCCCAGCCGGAGGGGCTGTTCTGA
- a CDS encoding MFS transporter, with protein MTNLQEVPGLTPGALSATEAPRSRVISWALWDWGTQPFATVITTFVFSVYLTSSAFGPKDEVTMKLAWATGLAGLLIALLAPVLGQGADRTGKRMFHLRWQTWVLAAICAAMYFVAPAPEYFLLGAALLGAGNVISEIANVNYYAAIDQVSTPRNVGRVSGLGWGLGYLGGIAILLLIIAVRGSEFGPDDVRVAMLFCGAWTLVFTVPIFVALKDRRPDHVAPKIGILGSYRELFRSIKWLARTAPNTLFFYIAAALFRDGLAGVFTFGGVLAAGTFGFAFSEVVMFGVAANVIAGVATIGFGLIDDRIGPKTVILTSLVSLIALGTAIFIFHDGGKPVFWALGLAMCIFVGPAQSASRSFLARLIPEGHSGEMFGLYATTGRAVSFLAPTMFGVAIAVGATFTDSAEESAQHWGILGIVLVLAVGFVFALFVKDPSKHPVVAVPPEVRSMDPRRHQ; from the coding sequence GTGACGAATCTTCAGGAGGTGCCCGGCCTGACGCCCGGGGCACTGTCGGCGACGGAGGCCCCGCGGAGCAGGGTCATCAGCTGGGCGCTCTGGGACTGGGGGACGCAGCCGTTCGCCACCGTCATCACCACCTTCGTGTTCTCGGTGTACCTGACGAGCTCGGCGTTCGGTCCCAAGGACGAGGTGACGATGAAGCTCGCCTGGGCCACCGGCCTGGCCGGGCTGCTCATCGCGCTGCTGGCGCCGGTGCTGGGGCAGGGGGCCGACCGCACCGGGAAGCGGATGTTCCACCTGCGGTGGCAGACGTGGGTGCTGGCGGCCATCTGCGCCGCGATGTACTTCGTCGCGCCCGCCCCGGAGTACTTCCTGCTCGGCGCGGCGCTGCTCGGCGCGGGCAACGTCATCTCAGAGATCGCCAACGTCAACTACTACGCCGCCATCGATCAGGTCAGCACCCCCCGCAACGTCGGCCGGGTGAGCGGCCTGGGCTGGGGTCTCGGGTACCTGGGCGGCATCGCGATCCTGCTGCTCATCATCGCGGTGCGCGGCTCGGAGTTCGGGCCCGACGACGTCCGCGTGGCCATGCTGTTCTGCGGCGCGTGGACGCTCGTGTTCACGGTCCCGATCTTCGTCGCCCTCAAGGACCGGCGCCCCGACCACGTGGCACCCAAGATAGGCATCCTCGGCTCGTACCGGGAGTTGTTCCGTTCGATCAAGTGGCTGGCCAGGACCGCGCCCAACACGCTGTTCTTCTACATCGCCGCCGCACTGTTCCGCGACGGGCTGGCCGGCGTCTTCACCTTCGGCGGCGTGCTGGCGGCGGGCACCTTCGGGTTCGCCTTCTCGGAGGTGGTCATGTTCGGCGTGGCCGCCAACGTGATCGCCGGCGTAGCGACGATCGGCTTCGGCCTGATCGACGACAGGATCGGGCCCAAGACCGTCATCCTCACCTCGCTGGTCTCGCTCATCGCGCTCGGCACGGCCATCTTCATCTTCCACGACGGCGGCAAGCCGGTCTTCTGGGCTCTCGGGCTGGCCATGTGCATCTTCGTCGGGCCCGCGCAGTCGGCGTCGCGCTCCTTCCTCGCGAGGCTGATCCCGGAGGGGCACAGCGGGGAGATGTTCGGGCTCTACGCGACCACCGGGCGCGCCGTCAGCTTCCTGGCCCCGACGATGTTCGGCGTGGCCATCGCCGTCGGAGCGACGTTCACCGACTCGGCCGAGGAGTCGGCGCAGCACTGGGGCATCCTCGGCATCGTGCTGGTGCTCGCCGTCGGGTTCGTCTTCGCGCTGTTCGTCAAGGACCCGTCCAAGCATCCCGTGGTCGCGGTGCCGCCCGAAGTGCGGTCGATGGACCCGCGTCGGCATCAGTAG
- a CDS encoding L-serine ammonia-lyase: MALSVFDLFSIGIGPSSSHTVGPMRAAATFRASLPNDATRVTADLFGSLGATGHGHGTPGAVVLGLLGELPETVDPRLGAERVARARETGLLDVGHEIAFSMDDDITLHRRRELPLHSNGMIFRAYTGDEMVQERTFYSVGGGFVVDGAADGDARVVQDTTAVSHRFHTGDELLALCESTGKSISRIALENELSWRSEDEVRAGLLRIWAVMQECVQAGIATEGYLPGGLKVRRRAPELAAKLAVEGDSTDPMRGMDWVTLFALAVNEENASGGRVVTAPTNGAAGIIPAVLHYYARFVPGASDDGVVRFLLTAGAVGMIFKETASISGAEVGCQGEVGSACSMAAASMAAVMGGTPQQIENAAEIGMEHNLGLTCDPVGGLVQIPCIERNAIASVKAIAAARTALRGDGRHIVSLDKVIKTMRETGADMKVKYKETARGGLAVNVIEC, translated from the coding sequence ATGGCCCTCAGCGTCTTCGATCTGTTCAGCATCGGCATCGGGCCGTCGTCGTCCCACACCGTCGGCCCCATGCGCGCCGCCGCGACCTTCCGCGCCTCCCTCCCCAACGACGCCACGCGCGTGACCGCGGACCTCTTCGGGTCGCTCGGCGCGACCGGCCACGGCCACGGCACGCCTGGCGCCGTCGTGCTCGGCCTGCTGGGCGAGCTGCCGGAGACCGTCGACCCACGCCTCGGCGCCGAGCGGGTGGCCCGGGCCCGCGAAACCGGGCTGCTCGACGTCGGCCACGAGATCGCGTTCAGCATGGACGACGACATCACCCTCCACCGCCGCCGGGAGCTGCCGCTGCACTCCAACGGCATGATCTTCCGCGCCTACACCGGAGACGAGATGGTGCAGGAGCGGACGTTCTACTCGGTGGGCGGCGGGTTCGTCGTCGACGGTGCGGCCGACGGCGACGCGCGCGTGGTGCAGGACACCACGGCGGTGAGCCACCGGTTCCACACCGGCGACGAACTGCTCGCACTCTGTGAATCCACCGGAAAGTCGATCTCGCGGATCGCGCTGGAGAACGAACTCTCCTGGCGCTCCGAGGACGAGGTTCGCGCCGGGCTGCTGCGCATCTGGGCGGTGATGCAGGAGTGCGTGCAGGCGGGCATCGCGACGGAGGGGTACCTCCCCGGCGGCCTGAAGGTGCGCCGTCGCGCCCCGGAACTCGCCGCGAAACTGGCCGTCGAGGGCGACTCGACCGACCCCATGCGCGGGATGGACTGGGTGACGCTCTTCGCACTGGCGGTCAACGAGGAGAACGCGTCGGGCGGCCGCGTGGTGACGGCCCCCACCAACGGTGCCGCCGGCATCATCCCGGCCGTGCTGCACTACTACGCCCGGTTTGTGCCCGGCGCCTCCGACGACGGGGTGGTTCGCTTCCTGCTCACCGCTGGCGCCGTTGGGATGATCTTCAAGGAGACGGCCTCCATCTCGGGTGCCGAGGTCGGGTGCCAGGGCGAGGTCGGGTCGGCCTGCTCCATGGCCGCCGCCAGCATGGCGGCGGTGATGGGCGGGACCCCGCAGCAGATCGAGAACGCCGCGGAGATCGGGATGGAGCACAACCTCGGACTCACCTGCGACCCGGTGGGCGGGCTGGTCCAGATCCCCTGCATCGAGCGCAACGCGATCGCGTCGGTCAAGGCGATCGCTGCGGCCCGCACGGCACTGCGCGGCGACGGCCGCCACATCGTCAGCCTCGACAAGGTGATCAAGACGATGCGCGAGACCGGGGCGGACATGAAGGTCAAGTACAAGGAGACGGCCCGCGGCGGTCTTGCCGTCAACGTCATCGAGTGCTGA
- a CDS encoding CpaF family protein yields MSISELPSLAGALGRLGVAPEPYETPSSAAQVSEPPARRSVVEPVPSSLDIDWQLVVGLRREAAESISRAAAEWLAERGAPMPEADRRVQGRAIIRSVVHARAQSLSEAGEALWPIELETRYADAVESAIFGYGRLQPLFDIADAENIEIHGCDNVMVQYGDGHRERFPAVADTDDELVDAIRFLGETASPPRPFDDLHPTMTLALGNRFRLHAIGFGLSYRPSVVIRQHLLTDVTLDDLADGGMLPRDVARLLRAAVLGRKSIVISGDQGAGKTTLLRALIAAIHPRERFGTLETDYELLTHLLDDRRNVLALQARIGMGETSGDGSVGTYTVADLIPEALRQNLTRLIVGEVRGAEAGAMFEAMQSGAGTLSTTHSHSASSTIDRLAARVAQGRVLSIEDAMRQIAHHIDFIVHVSLQDDAWRGGVRRRYVSEIRQLTGAVEAGRPTTHLVYRAATESSAELFQPEASMAADLAPFDRAESWR; encoded by the coding sequence GTGAGCATCAGCGAACTGCCGTCACTGGCCGGAGCCCTGGGACGTCTGGGCGTAGCCCCCGAACCCTACGAAACGCCAAGCTCCGCCGCCCAAGTCAGCGAGCCCCCTGCCCGGCGCTCCGTCGTCGAACCCGTTCCCTCCAGCCTCGACATCGACTGGCAGTTGGTGGTCGGGCTCCGACGCGAGGCGGCAGAGTCGATCTCGCGCGCGGCCGCGGAGTGGCTGGCCGAACGCGGCGCGCCGATGCCCGAGGCCGACCGTCGGGTGCAGGGCCGAGCCATCATCCGCAGCGTCGTCCACGCGCGTGCGCAGAGTCTCAGCGAGGCCGGCGAGGCGCTGTGGCCGATCGAGCTGGAGACCCGCTACGCCGACGCCGTCGAAAGCGCGATCTTCGGGTACGGCCGTCTCCAGCCGCTGTTCGACATCGCGGATGCCGAGAACATCGAGATCCACGGCTGCGACAACGTCATGGTCCAGTACGGCGACGGTCACCGTGAGCGGTTCCCGGCCGTGGCCGACACCGACGACGAACTGGTGGATGCCATCCGGTTCCTCGGCGAGACCGCGAGTCCGCCCCGTCCGTTCGACGACCTGCATCCCACCATGACGCTCGCGCTCGGCAACCGTTTCCGGCTGCACGCCATCGGTTTCGGCCTGTCATACAGGCCGAGCGTCGTCATCCGCCAGCACCTGCTCACGGACGTCACGCTCGACGACCTGGCCGACGGCGGAATGCTGCCGAGAGACGTGGCCCGGCTTCTACGGGCCGCGGTGCTGGGGCGAAAGTCCATCGTCATCTCGGGTGACCAAGGCGCGGGCAAGACGACCCTGCTCCGCGCGCTCATCGCTGCGATCCATCCGCGGGAGCGCTTCGGCACTCTGGAAACGGATTACGAACTCCTCACGCACCTGCTGGATGACAGACGCAACGTCCTGGCGCTGCAGGCGCGCATCGGCATGGGCGAAACCTCGGGCGACGGATCGGTCGGCACCTACACGGTCGCCGACCTCATTCCCGAGGCGCTGCGCCAGAACCTCACCCGACTGATCGTCGGAGAGGTGCGAGGCGCGGAGGCCGGAGCGATGTTCGAGGCTATGCAGTCTGGCGCGGGCACGTTGTCGACGACCCACTCCCACTCCGCCTCGTCGACGATCGATCGGCTCGCTGCGCGGGTGGCGCAGGGCAGGGTGCTCAGCATCGAGGACGCGATGCGCCAGATCGCCCACCACATCGACTTCATCGTGCATGTCAGCCTGCAGGACGATGCCTGGCGGGGCGGGGTCCGGCGCCGATACGTCTCCGAGATCCGTCAGCTCACCGGGGCGGTGGAGGCCGGGCGGCCGACGACCCACCTCGTGTACCGCGCTGCCACAGAGTCCTCGGCTGAGCTGTTCCAGCCGGAGGCGTCGATGGCGGCCGACTTGGCGCCGTTCGATCGGGCTGAGTCATGGAGGTGA
- a CDS encoding TIGR04053 family radical SAM/SPASM domain-containing protein has protein sequence MSPHPGSHPHEARKGVVRTLHHDAGERPHVLVWEVTRACQLACRHCRADAFTRADPRQLTTDEGKALLDSFASYGTPRPIVILSGGDAFERDDLEELIAYGTSIGLPIALSPSVTPLLTDERLASVREAGVKAFSLSLDGATPETHDSFRGIEGTFDDTMAAAKLVVKHGFRFQVNTTICRNNLRELPQLLATAMSMQAHMWYVLFLVPMGRGSNLEPLSPEEMEDVLHWLHDVSDRIAVKVTEAPNYRRVAIQRDDARTAGQPMPPTGELHAWLTEETERLLGEVTERRPPRPPIGVNSGRGFAFVDHIGDVYPSGFLPHRCGSVKEQSFPEIYAEAPMMKALRDPSSYEGKCGVCEFNWICGGSRARAHAMLGDPLASDPTCVWIPEAWRPSAPVIPELVEG, from the coding sequence GTGAGCCCGCATCCTGGATCCCATCCCCACGAGGCCCGCAAGGGCGTCGTCCGCACCTTGCACCACGACGCGGGGGAGCGCCCTCACGTGCTGGTCTGGGAGGTGACGCGCGCCTGCCAGCTCGCCTGTCGTCACTGCCGCGCCGACGCCTTCACGCGCGCCGACCCGCGCCAACTCACCACCGACGAGGGCAAGGCGCTGCTCGACAGCTTCGCGTCCTACGGCACCCCCCGGCCCATCGTGATCCTCAGCGGTGGCGACGCCTTCGAGCGTGACGACCTCGAGGAGCTCATCGCGTACGGCACCAGCATCGGGCTGCCGATCGCGCTGTCGCCGTCGGTGACGCCGCTGCTCACCGACGAGCGCCTCGCCTCCGTCCGGGAGGCCGGCGTCAAGGCGTTCTCCCTGTCTCTCGACGGCGCTACCCCCGAGACCCACGACTCCTTCCGCGGCATCGAGGGCACGTTCGACGACACGATGGCCGCCGCCAAGCTGGTGGTCAAGCACGGCTTCCGGTTCCAGGTGAACACGACGATCTGCCGCAACAACCTCCGCGAGCTGCCCCAACTCCTTGCGACCGCGATGAGCATGCAGGCGCACATGTGGTACGTGCTGTTCCTCGTGCCGATGGGGCGCGGCTCCAACCTGGAGCCGCTCAGCCCGGAGGAGATGGAAGACGTCCTGCACTGGCTGCACGACGTCTCCGACCGGATCGCCGTCAAGGTGACCGAGGCGCCGAACTACCGCCGCGTCGCGATCCAGCGCGACGACGCCCGGACCGCCGGTCAGCCGATGCCCCCGACCGGTGAGCTGCACGCGTGGCTCACCGAAGAGACCGAACGGCTCCTCGGCGAGGTGACCGAGCGTCGCCCACCCCGGCCCCCGATCGGGGTCAACAGCGGCCGCGGGTTCGCGTTCGTCGACCACATTGGCGACGTCTACCCGTCGGGGTTCCTGCCGCACCGCTGCGGCTCGGTGAAGGAGCAGTCGTTCCCCGAGATCTACGCCGAGGCCCCGATGATGAAGGCGCTGCGCGACCCGTCGTCGTACGAGGGCAAGTGCGGGGTGTGCGAGTTCAACTGGATCTGCGGCGGCTCCCGCGCCCGCGCGCACGCCATGCTCGGCGACCCGCTGGCCTCGGACCCGACCTGCGTGTGGATCCCCGAGGCGTGGCGCCCCTCGGCCCCCGTGATCCCTGAGCTTGTCGAAGGGTAA
- a CDS encoding ParA family protein — protein sequence MAVVVLASATGSPGVTTTALGLALAWPRRVLVADCDRDPSQAVQAGYLRGMDHGGRGLMSLAHLHREGAPLDPEVWRHGLPLVEGGEIERRFLPGFATAGASRLFEHVWRPLGESFGALDTQGADVIVDAGRISTTGLPLGLLAVADTVILCVRSSLRSLAGARIHLTTLQEQLRSLPVPPPAALAVVGSGRPYSGAEIAAQFSLPVVVEPAWDPRGAEVLSDGGQEPRRFSDSPFMGRFRSDAKALSERIARTRQHTAVIAGVSA from the coding sequence ATGGCAGTCGTTGTGCTCGCTTCTGCCACCGGCTCTCCGGGTGTGACGACGACCGCGCTCGGGCTCGCCCTGGCCTGGCCGAGGCGGGTGCTCGTCGCCGATTGTGACCGGGACCCGTCGCAGGCTGTCCAGGCCGGCTACCTGCGGGGGATGGATCACGGCGGGCGCGGGCTGATGTCGCTCGCTCATCTCCACCGCGAGGGCGCGCCCCTCGATCCGGAGGTGTGGCGTCACGGACTGCCACTTGTTGAGGGTGGCGAGATCGAAAGACGCTTCCTGCCGGGCTTCGCGACAGCCGGGGCGTCGCGCCTCTTCGAGCATGTCTGGCGGCCGCTGGGGGAGAGCTTCGGGGCGCTGGATACCCAGGGGGCTGACGTCATCGTCGACGCAGGGCGGATCTCCACCACCGGGCTGCCCCTGGGGCTGCTGGCCGTGGCCGACACGGTGATCCTGTGCGTGCGGTCGTCGCTGCGGTCCCTGGCCGGGGCTCGGATTCACCTCACCACGCTGCAGGAACAGCTGCGGAGCCTTCCGGTGCCGCCTCCCGCAGCGCTGGCGGTGGTCGGGTCGGGCAGACCCTATTCCGGCGCGGAGATCGCGGCGCAGTTCTCCCTGCCGGTCGTCGTCGAGCCGGCGTGGGACCCGCGGGGCGCCGAGGTGCTGAGCGACGGTGGGCAGGAACCCCGCAGATTCAGTGACTCGCCGTTCATGGGCAGGTTCCGGAGCGACGCCAAGGCGTTGTCAGAGCGGATCGCGCGCACAAGGCAGCACACCGCCGTCATCGCGGGGGTGAGCGCGTGA
- a CDS encoding NAD(P)-dependent alcohol dehydrogenase, with product MPDVAAYAIDSPTGRYERTTITRREPGPTEVYLDIAYAGICHSDIHTARGEWGKVNYPFVGGHEIAGVVSKVGSDVTKFKVGDRVGVGCFVDSCGECEMCLADEEQFCTSRPGTIATYASIGRDGEPTHGGYSQGITVEEDYLMRVPDETSLEHAAPLMCAGITLYSPLKRFGAGPGKRVGILGMGGLGHMGVQISAALGAETIVLSRTLAKRDDGLKLGADDYVSTEDRDAMKKLRGTFDLIISTISDGVDLDATLRLIKPHGTLVNLGLPEHPSTINLGSLIGGGKVLAGSQIGGIKETQEMLEFCAEHGINPVIEIIDADEINEAYDNVVASKVRYRYVIDAATIGD from the coding sequence ATGCCAGACGTCGCCGCCTACGCCATCGATTCACCCACCGGCCGATACGAGCGCACGACGATCACCCGTCGGGAGCCCGGACCCACCGAGGTGTACCTCGACATCGCCTACGCGGGCATCTGCCACTCCGACATCCACACCGCGCGCGGTGAGTGGGGCAAGGTCAACTACCCGTTCGTCGGCGGCCATGAGATCGCTGGCGTCGTGTCGAAGGTCGGCTCGGACGTGACCAAGTTCAAGGTGGGCGACAGGGTGGGCGTCGGCTGCTTCGTCGATTCGTGCGGCGAGTGCGAGATGTGCCTCGCCGACGAGGAGCAGTTCTGCACCAGCCGCCCCGGCACCATCGCCACCTACGCCAGCATCGGGCGCGACGGCGAACCGACGCACGGCGGCTACTCCCAGGGCATCACCGTCGAGGAGGACTACCTCATGCGAGTCCCCGACGAGACGTCGCTCGAGCACGCCGCGCCGCTCATGTGTGCCGGCATCACGCTGTACTCCCCGCTCAAGCGGTTCGGCGCCGGCCCCGGCAAGCGGGTCGGGATCCTGGGGATGGGCGGCCTCGGGCACATGGGCGTCCAGATCTCCGCTGCGTTGGGCGCCGAGACCATCGTGCTCAGCCGCACGCTCGCCAAGCGCGACGACGGGCTGAAACTCGGCGCCGACGATTACGTCTCCACCGAGGACCGCGACGCCATGAAGAAGCTCCGCGGCACCTTCGACCTCATCATCTCCACCATCTCCGACGGCGTCGACCTCGACGCCACGCTGCGGCTGATCAAGCCTCACGGCACGCTGGTCAACCTTGGCCTCCCCGAGCACCCGAGCACCATCAACCTCGGCAGCCTCATCGGCGGCGGCAAGGTGCTGGCCGGCTCCCAGATCGGCGGCATCAAGGAGACCCAGGAGATGCTGGAGTTCTGCGCCGAGCACGGCATCAACCCGGTGATCGAGATCATCGACGCCGACGAGATCAACGAGGCCTACGACAACGTCGTCGCCTCCAAGGTGCGCTACCGCTACGTCATCGACGCCGCCACCATCGGCGACTGA
- a CDS encoding NADPH-dependent FMN reductase: MKVGIIVGSIRDGRVGRGIADWVYEIASKRDDAEYELIDLKEFNVPLLTSGTHPMAAKRKYDSEEVQAWSNAIDPCDAYVFVTPEYNHGVPGALKNAVDCLGEEWIGKTIAFVGYGSVGGVRAIEHWRSIVANFSMVDIRAEVNISLFADFKEGTFTPIDRRPDEVNALFDALVKAAS; this comes from the coding sequence ATGAAGGTGGGAATCATCGTCGGGTCCATCAGGGACGGACGTGTCGGACGCGGGATCGCCGACTGGGTCTATGAGATCGCAAGCAAGCGCGACGACGCCGAGTACGAGCTGATCGACCTCAAGGAGTTCAACGTCCCCCTGCTGACCAGCGGCACCCACCCGATGGCGGCGAAGCGGAAGTACGACTCGGAGGAGGTGCAGGCCTGGAGCAACGCGATCGACCCCTGCGACGCCTACGTCTTCGTCACCCCCGAGTACAACCACGGCGTGCCGGGCGCCCTCAAGAACGCCGTCGACTGCCTCGGGGAGGAGTGGATCGGCAAGACGATCGCGTTCGTCGGCTACGGCTCCGTCGGCGGGGTGAGGGCCATCGAGCACTGGCGCTCCATCGTCGCGAACTTCTCGATGGTCGACATCCGCGCGGAGGTGAACATCAGCCTCTTCGCCGACTTCAAGGAGGGCACGTTCACGCCCATCGACCGCCGCCCCGACGAGGTCAACGCCCTGTTCGACGCGCTCGTGAAGGCCGCGTCCTAG
- a CDS encoding SAF domain-containing protein — protein MLTTQRPTKPDAAPDTPRPAAVQLRARRSPKLIALGVLLVTLGGLAAAFLFSLNSEQRPVLVMERDVRRGAVIAPEDLAVIEVPGGLQLEALTPESRADIIGQQALSDLPRGSFPLTQHVGADPLPEGQSLVGLRLPHGRLPATELFSGTVVSLVSLADGDDSAIAGVLSSPPVALEDGTFSVDVLVADVDAARAAKLGATDLLALMVTEEA, from the coding sequence ATGCTGACTACCCAACGCCCGACGAAGCCGGACGCCGCGCCGGACACTCCGCGGCCTGCCGCGGTGCAGCTGCGAGCCCGCCGCAGCCCGAAGCTCATCGCACTCGGGGTGCTCCTCGTCACTCTCGGAGGCCTTGCGGCCGCGTTCCTCTTCAGCCTGAACTCCGAGCAGCGACCCGTCCTGGTGATGGAGCGCGACGTCCGCCGCGGCGCCGTGATTGCGCCTGAAGATCTTGCCGTGATCGAGGTCCCAGGTGGGCTCCAGCTCGAGGCACTGACGCCGGAGAGCCGCGCTGACATTATCGGCCAGCAGGCGCTGAGCGATCTACCGCGCGGCTCATTTCCGCTCACCCAGCACGTCGGCGCCGACCCGCTGCCCGAGGGGCAGTCCCTCGTGGGCCTGCGACTACCGCACGGCCGGCTGCCGGCCACCGAGCTGTTCAGCGGGACCGTCGTCAGCCTCGTCAGTCTGGCCGACGGCGACGACTCGGCCATCGCGGGTGTTCTGTCCTCCCCTCCTGTCGCGCTGGAGGACGGCACCTTCTCCGTCGATGTGCTGGTGGCCGACGTCGACGCCGCGCGCGCCGCGAAGCTGGGGGCCACCGACCTGCTCGCTCTTATGGTCACGGAGGAAGCCTGA